In the Topomyia yanbarensis strain Yona2022 chromosome 3, ASM3024719v1, whole genome shotgun sequence genome, one interval contains:
- the LOC131688104 gene encoding uncharacterized protein LOC131688104, producing the protein MVSYASSKNSLLKLELLKLEEEHALDQQAAAKQRLYVDRKYNILQQMASRTNVYSHDGLSRVNDWINDVNKLQKEGQMVDSAPKHFNPQQNSTHNASDRAEDHRDISNGQCSEQNASHRSNQSYSRISDNGSIHSRPISVQNSERCGPCPDSQSSVRIPSRINRPNSITNPDRAEQQQLPQDSGLTYQRASKYSRSIIHRNPLEPQQARQPTRAQLAARQAISRDLPTFSGNPEDWPIFLSSFNSTTAMCGFTMDENIIRLQKSLKGRAYEAVKSRLMHPSNVPGVMATLKMMFGQPEAIVYSLIAKINALPPLREDKLETIVDFAVNVQNFCATVDACGLEDHLYNVSLLQQLVNKLPPTIKLDWACHRRALPRVNLATFGDWVYSLAEAVSTVAVPSIAQEHKPARNEGRGPKKGNAFLNAHLESPEQIPAYKTPNADANDRAPLVPKARVNYDCPTCKGTCKAADKCKRFLELSRDARWAAVREFGLCRTCLRRHNGNCKAKPCGKNGCIVRHHELLHNDQKNERPPPNTVHSLSVQPGPSQGHGINHHRASSSAILFRYLPVVLQGINKAVHAYAFFDDGSELTLLDSGLADELQLDGEVSPLCLRWTGGKERHEESSRIVDVGISGVNGNTKVFNLRNVRTVGELQLPRQTLDITELSQLYPHLRGLPIEPYHEAQPRILIGLKHARVGLVLQSREGRIDQPIAAKTRLGWTVYGGYVEEAPYIVQCAFHEHHPEEQMDESLHRSMKEYFALDSLGVSKPDNILLSTDDRRSQHLLQSLTKFRNGRYETGLLWRFDDLRLPDSRAMALRRFYSLEKRMEKDAVLAKALNRQIADYITKGYIRKLSSLELAQSYARTWYLPVFPVTNPNKPGKLRIVWDAAATAYGQSLNSGLLKGPDQLCSLFSILLQFREHRVGLTGDIREMFHQVDILEEDQQCQRFYWRDENGEIATYVMRVMTFGACCSPSCAQYVKNANAERYAQLHPVAAEVITKRHYVDDMLVSVETEEEAISLAQEVKLVHSKGGFEIRNWISNSGRVLAALKEETIEEKNLDLSSEMATEKVLGMWWCTSSDAFTYKVGWSRHDRALLEGQRYPTKREVLRVLMTIFDPLGLIANFLMFLKILLQEVWRSGVQWDDPISESSFEKWKRWLQVLPRVEQVTVPRCYRIRTSSSANYEVQLHTFVDASENGFAATIYLRFVQNKIVECVLVSAKTRVAPLKFTSIPRLELQAAVVGARLARSIGESLSIPISNRFFWTDSWDVMCWINSDHRRYSQFVAFRVSEILEITEINEWRWVPTKLNVADDATKWTGQPDMTPDSRWFKGPDFLWRPEAEWPQSPAKSGSTIAELRPNLLLHYTVPEAVIDVNKFSSWKRLVNIVGYVYRLPANCKLQLQGKPIVSGPPTTEELKKAESYLHRHAQLEAYQGEVTLLRRAQEFPEEPRKQIPKNSELYQLTPVLDQRGVIRMKGRTRFCDYVTEDAKNPIVLPRDHHLTTLIIAYYHQKYHHQNHETTINEIRQKYKISRLRVCYAKVRRQCQRCKNDNSVPRPPIMADLPPARLAAFSRPFTHVGIDYFGPMEVVVGRRVEKRWGMLATCLTIRAIHIELVHSLSTDSCIMALRSFIARRGLPRMIYSDRGTNFVGASRELRNAESAINQQAIMAEFVSSETKWLFNPPASPHMGGSWERLIRTVKKNLAAICPTKKPTDEVLRSLLTEIENVVNSRPLTHVPIDDESDPALTPNHFLLGSSNGTKPLTVNDDSGIGLHQGWRASQALANQFWRRWITDYLPEITRRTKWFIHTKPMCVGDVVVIVDPKLPRNCWPKGKIIETCNSRDGQIRSATVRTVNGVYERPVAKLAVLDVRRDGK; encoded by the coding sequence ATGGTCTCATACGCATCTTCTAAGAACTCGCTGCTGAAACTGGAGCTATTGAAATTGGAAGAGGAGCATGCGCTTGATCAACAAGCAGCAGCGAAGCAGCGTCTGTACGTGGATAGGAAATACAACATTCTCCAACAGATGGCAAGCCGGACGAATGTGTACTCCCACGACGGTTTGAGTCGCGTGAACGACTGGATAAATGATGTCAACAAGCTTCAGAAGGAAGGACAGATGGTCGATTCGGCTCCAAAACACTTCAACCCACAACAAAATTCAACGCACAACGCTTCTGACAGGGCAGAAGACCATCGGGATATTTCGAATGGGCAGTGTTCGGAACAAAATGCATCGCATCGAAGTAACCAATCGTATTCTCGGATTTCTGACAACGGTAGCATACATTCTAGGCCAATTTCGGTACAGAATTCGGAAAGATGTGGCCCCTGTCCAGACAGTCAATCATCCGTTCGAATCCCCAGCCGCATCAACAGACCCAATTCGATCACCAATCCGGACCGAGCGGAGCAGCAGCAACTTCCACAGGACAGTGGCTTGACGTACCAACGCGCATCGAAGTATAGTCGATCCATTATACATCGGAACCCTTTAGAACCACAACAAGCTCGTCAGCCCACCCGGGCACAGCTTGCAGCTCGACAAGCAATATCAAGGGATTTACCTACATTCTCTGGTAATCCTGAAGATTGGCCGATCTTTCTGTCATCGTTCAACAGCACAACGGCGATGTGCGGATTCACGATGGATGAGAATATTATCCGGCTGCAGAAGAGCTTAAAAGGACGAGCATACGAAGCGGTGAAGAGCCGTCTGATGCACCCCTCTAACGTTCCAGGAGTGATGGCTACTTTGAAGATGATGTTTGGGCAACCTGAGGCCATTGTATATTCTCTGATCGCCAAGATCAATGCCTTACCACCTCTGAGGGAGGACAAGTTAGAGACTATTGTCGACTTTGCGGTGAATGTACAAAACTTCTGTGCAACAGTGGATGCGTGTGGGCTGGAGGACCACCTTTACAATGTCTCACTACTTCAGCAACTCGTCAATAAACTGCCGCCAACGATAAAGTTAGACTGGGCGTGCCATCGTCGAGCTCTACCCAGGGTCAACTTGGCGACCTTCGGGGACTGGGTCTACTCTCTTGCTGAAGCCGTGAGCACGGTGGCCGTCCCTTCGATTGCACAGGAGCATAAGCCTGCACGTAATGAAGGACGCGGTCCTAAGAAGGGCAACGCTTTCTTGAACGCTCACCTTGAATCACCTGAGCAGATTCCGGCATATAAGACGcccaacgcagacgccaacgaCAGGGCGCCACTCGTGCCCAAAGCTCGCGTCAACTACGACTGTCCAACGTGCAAGGGTACATGTAAAGCGGCAGACAAATGCAAGCGTTTTCTGGAACTATCTCGAGATGCGAGATGGGCAGCGGTTCGGGAATTTGGTTTGTGCCGAACATGCTTACGTCGTCACAATGGGAACTGCAAAGCAAAACCCTGCGGCAAAAATGGCTGTATCGTCAGACACCACGAGTTATTACACAACGACCAGAAAAACGAGCGTCCTCCACCAAATACCGTGCATTCTTTGTCTGTACAACCTGGACCGAGCCAAGGGCATGGGATCAACCATCATCGAGCATCGTCGTCTGCTATACTGTTCCGATACTTACCCGTAGTACTGCAAGGAATCAACAAGGCCGTTCATGCCTATGCTTTCTTCGATGACGGTTCAGAACTTACACTTCTCGACAGCGGGTTGGCTGACGAGCTTCAGTTAGATGGTGAAGTCAGTCCACTGTGTCTGCGGTGGACAGGAGGTAAAGAGCGTCACGAAGAGAGCTCTCGAATCGTTGACGTAGGAATATCAGGAGTAAACGGCAACACCAAGGTGTTTAATCTGCGTAACGTAAGAACGGTAGGAGAACTACAGCTTCCACGCCAAACTCTGGACATCACCGAGTTGTCGCAACTGTACCCACACTTACGAGGTCTGCCAATAGAACCGTATCATGAGGCACAGCCGCGTATCCTGATAGGACTGAAGCATGCACGGGTCGGTTTGGTTTTGCAAAGCAGAGAGGGTCGAATAGATCAGCCGATCGCAGCTAAGACAAGGCTAGGATGGACTGTATACGGTGGTTATGTCGAAGAAGCTCCCTATATAGTCCAATGTGCGTTTCACGAGCACCACCCAGAAGAACAGATGGACGAAAGCCTACATCGTAGTATGAAGGAGTATTTCGCCCTGGACAGTCTCGGAGTATCGAAACCGGACAACATACTCTTATCTACCGATGATCGTCGGTCACAACACCTGCTACAGTCACTTACAAAATTCAGAAACGGTAGATACGAGACGGGGCTACTCTGGCGATTTGACGACCTTCGCCTCCCTGACAGCCGCGCGATGGCACTTCGACGATTTTACTCTCTTGAGAAACGCATGGAGAAGGATGCAGTGTTAGCCAAAGCCCTCAACCGACAGATTGCAGATTATATTACCAAAGGATATATCAGGAAACTTTCGAGTCTGGAGCTCGCTCAATCATACGCTCGTACGTGGTACCTTCCCGTTTTTCCCGTAACAAACCCAAACAAGCCTGGGAAACTGAGAATCGTATGGGATGCAGCGGCCACGGCTTACGGCCAATCTCTTAATTCCGGACTACTGAAGGGTCCTGATCAGCTTTGTTCTCTATTCTCCATACTTCTTCAGTTCAGGGAGCACCGAGTTGGACTGACAGGAGACATCCGTGAAATGTTTCACCAGGTGGATATCCTAGAAGAAGACCAGCAGTGCCAACGGTTCTACTGGAGAGACGAGAACGGAGAAATCGCAACATACGTTATGCGTGTGATGACATTCGGTGCCTGCTGTTCTCCGAGCTGTGCTCAATATGTTAAAAATGCCAACGCCGAGCGCTACGCACAACTTCACCCGGTAGCAGCGGAAGTCATAACGAAAAGGCACTACGTGGATGACATGCTGGTGAGCGTAGAAACAGAAGAGGAAGCAATCAGTTTGGCACAGGAAGTGAAGCTCGTACACTCAAAAGGCGGGTTCGAAATCCGTAACTGGATTAGCAACTCTGGTCGTGTATTGGCAGCCCTGAAGGAAGAAACCATCGAAGAGAAAAATCTGGATCTGTCATCCGAGATGGCCACCGAGAAGGTGCTAGGGATGTGGTGGTGTACGTCGTCGGACGCCTTCACCTACAAGGTCGGCTGGAGCCGGCATGATCGAGCGCTGCTAGAAGGCCAACGGTATCCTACTAAAAGGGAAGTACTCCGGGTGCTCATGACGATCTTCGATCCACTTGGACTGATTGCTAACTTCCTGATGTTCCTGAAGATTTTACTGCAAGAAGTTTGGCGATCTGGCGTTCAGTGGGATGACCCGATCAGCGAATCTTCATTCGAGAAGTGGAAGCGGTGGCTGCAGGTTCTTCCGCGAGTGGAACAGGTCACGGTCCCGCGATGCTACCGCATTCGGACTAGTTCCAGTGCAAATTATGAAGTACAGCTGCACACATTTGTCGATGCCAGTGAGAACGGCTTTGCCGCCACCATATATCTACGCTTTGTCCAGAACAAGATCGTGGAGTGCGTTCTAGTCTCGGCCAAGACACGGGTGGCACCACTGAAATTCACTTCAATTCCGAGGCTTGAACTCCAAGCAGCTGTTGTAGGTGCAAGATTAGCACGATCGATTGGAGAATCCCTTTCTATTCCAATCTCTAACCGTTTTTTCTGGACTGATTCCTGGGATGTAATGTGCTGGATAAACTCGGATCATCGACGGTACTCCCAGTTTGTAGCGTTTCGAGTTAGTGAGATTCTCGAAATCACTGAGATAAATGAATGGCGCTGGGTGCCCACCAAGCTCAACGTAGCCGATGACGCTACCAAATGGACTGGTCAGCCGGATATGACTCCCGACAGTAGATGGTTTAAAGGACCAGATTTTCTTTGGCGTCCGGAGGCGGAGTGGCCACAATCGCCGGCCAAAAGCGGTTCCACAATCGCAGAGCTTCGCCCCAACCTTCTATTGCACTACACGGTCCCTGAAGCAGTAATCGATGTGAATAAGTTCTCCAGCTGGAAGCGACTCGTCAATATCGTCGGATATGTATACCGCCTTCCAGCCAACTGCAAACTGCAACTCCAAGGGAAGCCGATCGTTTCGGGTCCACCAACAACAGAAGAGCTCAAGAAGGCAGAGAGCTACCTTCATCGCCACGCGCAACTGGAAGCGTACCAAGGAGAAGTGACTCTGTTGCGTAGGGCACAGGAATTCCCGGAAGAACCACGCAAGCAAATTCCAAAGAACAGCGAACTGTACCAGCTAACGCCCGTACTCGATCAACGGGGCGTCATCAGGATGAAGGGTAGAACACGGTTCTGCGACTACGTAACAGAAGACGCAAAGAATCCTATTGTTTTACCTCGCGACCACCACCTAACCACCTTGATCATAGCATACTACCACCAAAAATACCACCACCAGAACCATGAAACCACCATAAATGAAATCCGACAGAAATATAAGATTTCACGACTACGAGTTTGCTACGCTAAAGTCAGAAGGCAATGTCAACGTTGTAAAAATGATAACTCAGTTCCACGTCCTCCAATCATGGCCGATCTTCCGCCAGCACGGCTCGCGGCATTCTCACGTCCATTCACGCACGTTGGGATCGACTACTTCGGGCCAATGGAGGTCGTCGTCGGTAGAAGAGTGGAAAAACGATGGGGAATGCTCGCAACCTGTTTAACCATTCGTGCGATACACATTGAGCTGGTACACTCACTTAGCACGGACTCATGCATCATGGCTCTACGCAGCTTTATCGCCCGTCGCGGTTTGCCCAGGATGATATACAGCGACCGTGGGACAAACTTTGTCGGCGCAAGTCGAGAACTACGGAATGCCGAGTCCGCTATCAACCAACAGGCGATAATGGCTGAGTTCGTCAGCTCCGAAACTAAATGGTTGTTCAACCCTCCGGCTTCGCCGCACATGGGCGGCAGTTGGGAACGCCTGATCCGCACTGTTAAAAAGAATCTGGCCGCCATCTGCCCGACGAAGAAACCGACCGATGAAGTACTCCGGAGCCTTCTGACTGAGATTGAGAACGTAGTGAACTCTCGGCCATTGACCCACGTTCCGATCGATGATGAATCGGACCCCGCTCTAACTCCGAACCATTTCCTGCTCGGTTCCTCGAATGGAACGAAGCCACTCACTGTAAACGACGACAGCGGCATCGGGTTGCATCAAGGCTGGCGTGCATCGCAAGCGCTGGCCAATCAATTTTGGAGGCGCTGGATAACAGACTACCTGCCAGAGATCACCCGAAGGACGAAGTGGTTCATCCATACGAAACCCATGTGTGTAGGGGACGTCGTTGTCATCGTCGATCCGAAACTGCCGAGAAACTGTTGGCCGAAGGGAAAGATCATCGAGACCTGCAATTCCAGAGACGGTCAGATACGGTCAGCCACTGTACGGACGGTGAATGGCGTGTACGAGCGGCCTGTAGCCAAGCTTGCTGTGCTGGATGTTCGGCGCGACGGGAAGTAA